A window of Aromatoleum bremense genomic DNA:
GTCCGCGACGATGGGGGCGCCGCCGCCGAGCACCGCCGCGAGACCCGCTTCGACCGCCCGCGGGTGAAATTCGGCCAGGCCGTTGAACTCGAAGTCGGCGGTGGCGTGGATCATGCGGCGCACGATCGGCCACTGCGCATCGGTATAAGGATGCGCGCCAACCTCGGCGTCGATGATCGAAAAGGAATCGTGTTCGATGCGCTGACCAGCGACGGTCAGCTGCTCGGTGACGGTATTGCAGAGCGTATTCATGGCGGTCAGGGGTGGTCGCAGCCGGCGCCGCAAGCGGGGGCCGCGGCGTGGACAGGGTGGTGATGGTGCGCGTGCGCGGCCTCGACGGCGCGACGGAAGCCGCAGCCGTCGCAGTCGAGCAGCTGCTCGCCGCTGGCGGCAGCCAGTGCGCGCGCATCGAGCAGCGCGAAGATTTCCTCGTCGAAGCCGAAGTAGGACCCGAGCGCGAAACTGAGCTGCGGATAGGCCGAGCGCAGCCGCTCGACCTGCTCGCCAATCCGTTCGATCAACACGCCGGTGAACAGATAGACCGGCTGGATGAGGATCTGCGTCATGCCGAGCCGGGCCTGCCGCTGGACCACCGTTTCGAGGCGCGGATGGGTGATGCCGGTGAAGGCGATGTCGACCAGGTCGTGTTCGCGCGCCTCAAACACCCAGCGCGCCAGCCGCGCCATCTCGCCGTTGGCGCCGGCGTCGGACGAGCCGCGACCGAGCAGGACGATGCCGGTGGTGCGCGGATCGGGCACCGCCAGTTCGCGCTGCAGGTGGTCGAGGCGGCGCTCGACAATCGCGAAGATGTCACGCCCGAGGCCCAGGTGCGGCGCGCAGACGAATTCGGTCGCCGGGTGGCGCAGCCGGGCCGCCTCCACGGCTTGCGGGATGTCCATCTTGACGTGGCCGGCGGCGTTGAGGATGAAAGGCAACACGACGACCCGCGCGCCGGACGGCGTGATCGCGGCGGCGCGGTCGAGCCCCTCCTCCATCAGCACCTCGGCGAGTTCGATGAAGCAGACCTCGATCCGCCATTCCGGGTGGCGTTGCCGCCAGTTTTTTGCCAGTTGTTCGATTTCCTCGTTGCCGGCGCGATGGCGCGAACCGTGGCCGATCAGGAGCAGGGTGTCATTCATGGACGGGTTCTCCGGTGGGCGCGTCCGCCGCGACGCTCGCCTGACGGAAGCGGTGCGCGAAGGCCGGGTCATAGAGTTTGGAGCGGGCGATCCCGACCCGGTCGCCGGCACCCAGCGTCGGGCTGGCGACGATCATCGCCTGGGCGCCGACCTTCTCGGCCTGGCACTTCTTCTTGATGTCGGCCAGCGTGCCGCGGATGATTTTTTCCTCGCCGGGCCAAGAGGCTTTCTGCACCACCAGCATCGGCGCGTCCTCGCGCCAGCCGGCGGCGCGCAGGGCGCGCTGCACCTCGTGCAGCAAGGTGATCGAGAGGTAGATGCACAGCGTCGAATGATGTGCCGCCAGCGCTGCGAGATCCTCGCCCGGCGGCATCGGCGTACGGCCGGCGACGCGGGTGAGGATCACGGTCTGCGTCACTTCGGGGAGGGTCAGCGTCTCGCCGGCCGCCGCCATCGCCGCCATCGCCGACGAGACGCCGGGCACCACGGCCCAGTCGATGCCGGCCGCGGTCAGGGGCCGCGTCATCTCGATCAGCGCGCCGTAGAGACCGGGGTCGCCGGTCTGCAGGCGGACGACGGTGTCGTGCCGGCCGGCGGCGTCGAGCAGCCAGGCCGTCATCGCTTCCAACGTCATGTCCTTCGAGTCGCGGATGACGCAAGCCGCCGGCGCGTAACGCGTCGCCGCGACATCGACCAGCGAACCGGCGAACAGGATCGCGCCCGCCCGTTCGAGCAGGGCGCGGCCCTTGACCGTGATCAGTTCGGGGTCGCCGGGACCGGCGCCGACGAACCAGACCTTGCCCGGCACGGCCTTAAGCCAGGCGCAGGTCGAAGCAGAAGCGCACGGCCGCATGGCCTTTGAAGCGCGCCAGGCCCTTGACGACGAGCAGCGTGAACACCGGTTCGACGATCAGTAGCGCGCCATAGGAGGCCGCGAAAGTCGCCCAGGCGGCGAGCGGCGTCGCCACTTCACCGATCGCCAGCCAGAAGCCGACCATCAGCGTTACGCCGCTGTAATACACGGCGTCGAGCTTGACGATGGTCTTCACGTCGAGTCCTTGCAGGCGCTGGCCGAGCGTGGCGTGGAGCAGGCACAGCGGGACGACCAGCGACAGCGAATTGACGCCCAGGTGGATCAGGTCGGCCGGCTCGAAAAGCAGGCCCTGCAGCAGCAGGCCGAGGGCGAAGCCGAACAGCGTCGGGATGAAGCCGAGCGTCAGGTAGATCGGCATCGCGCCGACGAAATGCAGTTCCGATGGTCCGGCCGGCAGGTGGAAGGCCTGCATGAAGAGGCTGAAGAACAGCGCCGCGAGCAGCGTGCGGACGATCAACTGCGGCCGCTTGACCAGATGGATCGACTGGCTGCCCAGCAGCGCGACCGCCGCGACGTTGGCGGCGAGGATCTTGGCGGAGGAAACGAATCCCGGTTCGATATGCATGACGACTCCCTGGTTGAGTGCAACGACGACATCGGCACAACCACGGAAGCAGAACGCTGGGGAACGGAACGCGGGAATCGATGACGGACACACCGCCGTGAATGAAGCTATCGCGCACCTGATCGCCGGCCGAACCCACACCCCGGGGTCATACCCAACAATCGATCAGGCCGGTCTTCTGGCTCGCCTTCTTCCTCCTCGGCCGGCCTTCCCGCGCAAGCGCAGTGGCGTAGTAGCAGAGTCGTCAGGCTTACAGCAGCGGGGGCTGCGCCGGAATGGCTGATGGTCACATCAGTTGCACCGGACTTCCCGTTTCACCCCGCCGCACGGAAGCACGACGAGGAACCTGGATCGAACAAGGTGCAGAGCATACCGCCGCCGGCCGCCGGCTGGCAAGCCCGCCCGAGTGGCAAGTCTTGACGGCCAGCGGGGAAGGCAGGAATCACGCCAGCATCAGGTCGAAACTGCTCTCGGTGCCGTCCTTCCAGCCGTCCCACAGGAAGTCGTCGGCCTTGCCGTCGGCGATCAGGCGGAAGGCATAGCGCGTCTGTTCCTCGTAGAAGCCGCAGAAGGCGCCGACCCGGTCCATGCCGCCGTTCATTTCGTGCGCCTCGGCCGGACACGGCGAGCCGCAGAAATGGCGGATCGCGCAAGTGCTGCATGGCGTGATGGCATCGACGTTGCGGCCGGTCACCTTGCGGAAGGCGTCGCTCTGCAACACCGCGTCGATGTCGTCGCTGAACAGGTTGCCGCCGCGGAAATCGTCGAGCCCGATGAACTCGCTGCACGGGAACAGGCCACCGTCGGGCGCCAGTGCGAAGAAGGCACGGCCGCCACCGCACGGCGAGATGTCGCACATCAGCCGGCGCGCCGTCGGCGCCAGGATGGCGAGCAGGATGTTGGCGAAATTCGCCACGACCAGCTTGCGCCCGCTTTCCCGGTACAACTGGTGGGTACGTTCGAGCGCGGCGATGAACCTATTTGCCA
This region includes:
- a CDS encoding sirohydrochlorin chelatase, whose protein sequence is MNDTLLLIGHGSRHRAGNEEIEQLAKNWRQRHPEWRIEVCFIELAEVLMEEGLDRAAAITPSGARVVVLPFILNAAGHVKMDIPQAVEAARLRHPATEFVCAPHLGLGRDIFAIVERRLDHLQRELAVPDPRTTGIVLLGRGSSDAGANGEMARLARWVFEAREHDLVDIAFTGITHPRLETVVQRQARLGMTQILIQPVYLFTGVLIERIGEQVERLRSAYPQLSFALGSYFGFDEEIFALLDARALAAASGEQLLDCDGCGFRRAVEAAHAHHHHPVHAAAPACGAGCDHP
- the cobM gene encoding precorrin-4 C(11)-methyltransferase; this translates as MPGKVWFVGAGPGDPELITVKGRALLERAGAILFAGSLVDVAATRYAPAACVIRDSKDMTLEAMTAWLLDAAGRHDTVVRLQTGDPGLYGALIEMTRPLTAAGIDWAVVPGVSSAMAAMAAAGETLTLPEVTQTVILTRVAGRTPMPPGEDLAALAAHHSTLCIYLSITLLHEVQRALRAAGWREDAPMLVVQKASWPGEEKIIRGTLADIKKKCQAEKVGAQAMIVASPTLGAGDRVGIARSKLYDPAFAHRFRQASVAADAPTGEPVHE
- a CDS encoding energy-coupling factor ABC transporter permease, giving the protein MHIEPGFVSSAKILAANVAAVALLGSQSIHLVKRPQLIVRTLLAALFFSLFMQAFHLPAGPSELHFVGAMPIYLTLGFIPTLFGFALGLLLQGLLFEPADLIHLGVNSLSLVVPLCLLHATLGQRLQGLDVKTIVKLDAVYYSGVTLMVGFWLAIGEVATPLAAWATFAASYGALLIVEPVFTLLVVKGLARFKGHAAVRFCFDLRLA